A window from Pseudooceanicola algae encodes these proteins:
- the secD gene encoding protein translocase subunit SecD has product MLQIETWKRVLIWGLVALGLVLALPNVFYPRVERYNDEVSAGSTGTGWPSFLPSGLVNLGLDLRGGAHLLAEVRVADVYETRMQGLWPDVRNLLRDQRDSVGTIRLLPSDGGELKVRIGSPDGMDDAIRTVRSLAQPVVSLTGAGATDIEVSGTGDVLTVNLSEAERTAMDDRTVRQSLEIIRRRIDEVGTREPTIQRQGQDRILIEVPGVGSADELKEIIGTTAQLSFQPVVRRGVSEDASASAGEEILPSLDEPGVFYLLETAPVVSGEALTDAQPTFDQNGRAAVSFRFNPSGARKFGDYTAQNIGNPFAIVLDDEVISAPVIQAHIAGGSGIITGNFSVEESTNLAVLLRAGALPAGLDFLEERTIGPELGADSIQAGKIACIVAGIAVLVFMALSYGLFGIFANIALILNVGLIFGILSMIGATLTLPGIAGIVLTIGMAVDANVLVFERIREESKTAKGPARAIELGYDRALSAIVDANITTFIVAAILFVLGSGPVRGFSVTLAIGILTSVFTAIWITRLLIVTWFERARPKKIEV; this is encoded by the coding sequence ATGCTGCAGATCGAAACGTGGAAACGGGTCCTGATCTGGGGGCTTGTCGCCCTCGGTCTGGTGCTGGCCCTTCCGAATGTCTTCTACCCGCGGGTGGAACGATATAACGATGAAGTGAGCGCCGGGAGCACGGGGACAGGCTGGCCTTCCTTCCTGCCCTCTGGTCTCGTCAACCTGGGCCTCGACCTGCGGGGCGGGGCGCATCTGCTGGCCGAAGTGCGGGTGGCGGATGTCTATGAAACCCGGATGCAGGGACTCTGGCCGGATGTGCGCAACCTGTTGCGCGATCAGCGTGACAGCGTCGGTACCATCCGTCTGCTGCCCTCGGACGGCGGCGAACTGAAGGTGCGCATCGGCTCCCCCGACGGCATGGATGACGCGATCCGCACGGTGCGCAGCCTGGCGCAGCCGGTCGTGTCACTGACCGGTGCCGGGGCCACGGATATCGAGGTTTCGGGCACCGGCGACGTGCTGACTGTCAACCTGTCCGAAGCCGAGCGCACGGCGATGGACGACCGTACCGTCCGCCAAAGCCTTGAAATTATTCGCCGTCGTATCGACGAGGTCGGGACCCGCGAACCCACGATCCAGCGTCAGGGTCAGGATCGTATCCTGATCGAGGTGCCGGGCGTTGGCTCCGCCGACGAGCTGAAAGAGATCATCGGCACCACCGCGCAACTCAGCTTCCAACCGGTCGTGCGCCGTGGCGTCAGCGAAGATGCCTCGGCCTCTGCCGGCGAAGAAATCCTGCCGTCGCTGGATGAACCGGGCGTCTTCTACCTGCTGGAAACCGCGCCCGTGGTTTCGGGCGAGGCGCTGACCGACGCGCAGCCGACCTTCGACCAGAACGGGCGCGCTGCAGTCAGCTTCCGCTTCAATCCCTCGGGGGCGCGCAAGTTCGGCGACTACACCGCGCAGAACATCGGCAATCCCTTCGCGATCGTCCTGGATGACGAGGTCATCTCGGCCCCGGTAATCCAGGCCCATATCGCGGGCGGCTCGGGCATCATCACCGGCAACTTCTCGGTCGAGGAAAGTACCAACCTAGCTGTCCTGCTGCGCGCCGGGGCGCTGCCTGCGGGGCTTGATTTCCTCGAGGAACGCACCATTGGGCCGGAACTGGGCGCCGACAGCATCCAGGCAGGCAAGATCGCCTGTATCGTGGCCGGGATCGCGGTGCTGGTCTTCATGGCGCTCAGCTATGGCCTGTTCGGGATCTTCGCCAATATCGCGCTGATCCTGAACGTCGGGCTGATCTTCGGCATCCTGAGCATGATCGGCGCGACGCTGACCTTGCCGGGGATCGCGGGCATCGTGCTGACCATCGGCATGGCGGTCGACGCCAACGTGCTGGTGTTCGAACGCATCCGCGAGGAAAGCAAGACCGCCAAGGGTCCGGCGCGGGCCATCGAGCTTGGCTATGACCGCGCGCTCTCGGCGATCGTGGATGCCAATATCACCACCTTTATCGTGGCGGCGATCCTCTTCGTGCTTGGCTCCGGCCCGGTGCGGGGCTTTTCGGTGACGCTGGCCATCGGCATCCTGACCTCGGTGTTTACCGCGATCTGGATCACCCGACTGCTGATCGTTACATGGTTCGAACGGGCTCGGCCCAAGAAGATCGAGGTCTGA
- the ccmB gene encoding heme exporter protein CcmB — MRALLLRDLRLALRAGGGFGLGLAFYLVLVALVAFGIGPQNTLLARVAPGILWVGALLACLLSLDRILALDYEDGSLDLLATAPVPLEAIVTLKALAHWITTGLPLVLAAPLLGVLMALPGPGYPWLALSLLIGTPALSTIGTFGAALTVGLKRGGLLLSLLVLPLYVPTLIFGAEAARRGAEGLSTATPLLLLGGITCGTIALLPFASAAVLRVNLR; from the coding sequence GTGAGAGCGCTTCTGTTACGCGACTTGCGGCTGGCGCTGCGGGCAGGGGGCGGCTTTGGCCTTGGGCTGGCCTTCTACCTGGTGCTGGTCGCGCTAGTGGCCTTCGGGATTGGGCCGCAGAATACGCTGCTGGCGCGGGTGGCACCGGGAATCCTCTGGGTGGGGGCCCTTTTGGCCTGCCTGCTGTCGCTGGACCGGATCCTGGCGCTTGACTACGAAGACGGGTCGCTGGACCTGCTGGCGACCGCCCCGGTGCCGCTTGAGGCCATCGTGACGCTGAAGGCCCTGGCGCATTGGATCACCACCGGCTTGCCGCTGGTCCTCGCCGCGCCCTTGTTGGGCGTTTTGATGGCGCTACCGGGGCCGGGTTATCCGTGGCTGGCCTTGTCGTTGCTGATCGGCACACCGGCACTCAGCACCATCGGTACCTTCGGCGCCGCGCTGACCGTGGGGCTGAAGCGCGGTGGTCTGCTGCTGAGCCTGCTTGTTCTGCCGCTTTACGTTCCGACCCTGATCTTCGGGGCCGAGGCCGCCCGGCGCGGTGCCGAAGGCCTGTCGACAGCCACCCCACTGTTACTGCTCGGGGGGATCACCTGCGGCACAATCGCACTGTTGCCCTTTGCCAGCGCGGCGGTCTTGCGGGTCAACTTGCGATAA
- the secF gene encoding protein translocase subunit SecF, which translates to MRLKLIPDNTKIDFFKYRGLTFGISCAAMVASVVLWLVMGLNFGIDFRGGTTIRTESESAVSVADYRTALDGLELGDVVISEIFDPTFSGDQHVASIRIQAQDETESASAEVISRVETALQEVDPTIRFTSVESVGPKVSGELVKTAFLAVAASLAAILFYIWLRFEWQFSLGAVFALFHDVLVTIGIFALFQIRFDLATIAALLTIIGYSINDTVVIFDRLRENLRKFKTMPLVEVMNVSVNETLSRTIMTSGTTLIALIALLVLGGDVIRGFVFAITWGVVIGTYSSVYVAKNVVLWFGVKRDWTKPDKNAGNQFANIDA; encoded by the coding sequence ATGCGGCTGAAACTAATTCCCGACAACACGAAGATCGACTTCTTCAAATACCGTGGTCTGACCTTCGGGATTTCCTGTGCGGCCATGGTCGCCTCGGTCGTGCTGTGGCTGGTGATGGGTCTGAACTTCGGCATCGATTTTCGGGGCGGTACGACGATCCGCACGGAAAGCGAAAGCGCGGTGTCCGTGGCCGATTACCGGACCGCGCTGGACGGGCTCGAGCTGGGCGACGTGGTGATCTCCGAGATTTTCGATCCCACGTTCAGCGGGGATCAGCACGTTGCCTCGATCCGCATCCAGGCCCAGGACGAGACCGAAAGCGCCTCGGCCGAGGTCATTTCCCGTGTCGAAACCGCGCTGCAGGAGGTTGATCCCACGATCCGCTTCACCAGCGTCGAAAGCGTTGGACCCAAGGTGTCGGGCGAGCTGGTAAAGACCGCCTTCCTGGCCGTGGCAGCATCTCTGGCGGCGATCCTGTTCTACATCTGGCTGCGGTTCGAATGGCAATTCTCGCTTGGGGCGGTCTTTGCGCTGTTCCACGATGTGCTTGTTACCATCGGGATCTTCGCGCTGTTCCAGATCCGCTTTGACCTGGCGACCATCGCGGCGCTGCTGACGATCATCGGCTACTCGATCAACGACACGGTGGTGATCTTCGACCGGCTGCGGGAAAACCTGCGCAAGTTCAAGACGATGCCGCTGGTCGAGGTGATGAACGTTTCGGTGAACGAAACCCTGTCGCGCACGATCATGACCTCCGGTACCACGCTGATCGCCCTGATCGCGCTGCTGGTCCTGGGCGGAGACGTGATCCGCGGATTCGTCTTTGCCATCACCTGGGGGGTGGTCATTGGGACATATTCCTCGGTCTACGTGGCCAAGAACGTGGTGCTTTGGTTCGGGGTGAAACGCGACTGGACCAAACCGGACAAGAACGCCGGAAACCAGTTCGCCAATATCGACGCCTGA
- a CDS encoding pentapeptide repeat-containing protein, translating to MEIQSLPLVRTARPLVERETLESTEPNLEVRIGAILSLERIAQDSARDHIQIMKILCAYVRENIGGRQIAMPAEDASPEKWREWGGSASTPLRLDLDMALKVIEDRDPTRKAHEAIATPPYVLGLERLEATKLDLFGRNLEKANLSGARMQGAHLVDATLLGAKLGGAQLQGADLGGAQLQGANLEDAKLQAADLWGAQLDIKTSLARADFRGAAVKNVDLSNVPQITGHLTSLFGDASVSLPSGARPGQEGWPEKWPTFELDPGEFRNEWQKWQADPEAYTPPIENLRP from the coding sequence ATGGAAATCCAGTCCCTGCCCTTGGTCCGGACAGCACGCCCCCTTGTCGAAAGGGAGACCTTGGAAAGCACCGAGCCAAACCTGGAAGTCCGCATCGGCGCGATCCTCTCGCTGGAACGCATTGCGCAGGACAGTGCCCGCGATCACATCCAGATCATGAAGATCCTTTGTGCCTATGTCCGGGAGAATATCGGCGGACGGCAGATCGCGATGCCGGCAGAGGATGCCAGCCCGGAGAAGTGGCGGGAATGGGGCGGGTCGGCCTCAACGCCGCTCCGGCTGGATCTGGACATGGCGCTGAAGGTCATCGAAGATCGGGATCCAACCCGCAAGGCCCACGAAGCGATCGCCACACCGCCATATGTGCTTGGCCTTGAGCGGTTGGAGGCAACCAAGCTCGATCTCTTCGGGCGGAACCTTGAAAAGGCGAACCTCTCGGGCGCGCGTATGCAAGGGGCGCACCTCGTGGACGCGACGTTGCTTGGGGCGAAGCTCGGGGGCGCGCAGTTGCAGGGGGCGGACCTCGGGGGCGCGCAGTTGCAGGGGGCGAATCTCGAGGACGCGAAGTTGCAGGCGGCGGACCTCTGGGGTGCTCAGCTCGACATTAAAACCTCCTTGGCACGGGCTGATTTTCGGGGCGCCGCGGTCAAGAACGTCGACTTATCAAATGTACCCCAGATCACCGGTCACCTTACGTCCCTTTTCGGCGACGCTTCGGTAAGCTTGCCCTCCGGGGCACGGCCGGGACAGGAAGGTTGGCCAGAAAAGTGGCCGACATTCGAATTGGATCCCGGAGAATTCCGGAATGAATGGCAGAAGTGGCAGGCCGACCCGGAAGCCTACACACCACCCATCGAGAACCTCCGCCCTTAA
- the der gene encoding ribosome biogenesis GTPase Der yields MSFTLAIVGRPNVGKSTLFNRLVGKKIALVDDQPGVTRDLREGAARLGDIEFTVIDTAGLEEATDESLQGRMRKLTERAVDMADVCLFMIDARAGVTPTDQLFAEILRKRAPRVILGCNKSEGRAADAGVIEAYGLGLGEPLRISAEHGEGMSELYSMLMPISDEFEERAALAETFAPQLDVDLREEDGTEEEDEAAWRPTAERPLQVAVVGRPNAGKSTLINKIVGEERLLTGPEAGITRDSISLRVDWDGVPVKIFDTAGMRKKAKVQDKVEKLSVSDGLRAVKFAEVVVVLLDAAIPFEQQDLRIADLAEREGRAVVIAVNKWDIEDEKQEKLKALKESFERLLPQLRGAPLITVSAKTGRGLDRLQAAIIKAHETWNRRVSTGKLNRWLQAMLEQHPPPAPGGHRIKLRYMTQAKTRPPGFVVMCSHPDKMPASYSRYLVNGLRGDFDMPGTPIRLTMRGQGDRNPYQNKTKSTPSRLRKHLGKAPADAKPKKRGSRPSGGKPLGRKPS; encoded by the coding sequence ATGTCCTTCACCCTTGCCATTGTCGGCCGTCCCAACGTCGGCAAGTCGACCCTGTTCAACCGCTTGGTCGGCAAGAAGATCGCCCTGGTCGATGACCAGCCCGGCGTGACCCGCGACCTGCGCGAAGGTGCGGCGCGGCTGGGGGACATCGAATTCACCGTGATCGACACCGCCGGCCTCGAAGAAGCCACCGACGAAAGCCTGCAGGGCCGGATGCGCAAGCTGACCGAACGCGCCGTCGACATGGCCGATGTCTGCCTGTTCATGATCGACGCCCGCGCCGGTGTGACCCCGACCGACCAGCTATTCGCCGAGATCCTGCGCAAGCGGGCCCCGCGCGTGATCCTGGGCTGCAACAAGTCCGAAGGCCGCGCCGCCGACGCCGGCGTGATCGAGGCCTATGGCCTCGGCCTTGGCGAACCGCTGCGCATCTCGGCCGAACACGGCGAAGGCATGTCCGAGCTCTACTCCATGCTGATGCCGATCTCGGACGAATTCGAGGAACGCGCGGCCCTGGCCGAAACCTTCGCGCCCCAGCTCGATGTCGACCTGCGCGAGGAAGACGGGACCGAGGAAGAAGACGAAGCCGCCTGGCGCCCGACCGCAGAACGGCCGCTACAGGTCGCCGTCGTCGGCCGCCCGAACGCCGGGAAATCCACGCTGATCAACAAGATCGTCGGCGAAGAGCGTCTGCTGACCGGACCCGAGGCGGGGATCACGCGGGATTCGATCTCGCTTCGCGTCGACTGGGACGGGGTGCCGGTGAAGATCTTCGACACCGCCGGCATGCGCAAGAAGGCCAAGGTGCAGGACAAGGTCGAGAAGCTGTCGGTTTCCGACGGTCTGCGTGCGGTCAAGTTCGCAGAGGTCGTCGTGGTGCTGCTGGATGCCGCCATTCCGTTTGAACAACAGGACCTGCGGATCGCGGACCTTGCCGAGCGCGAAGGCCGCGCCGTGGTCATCGCGGTCAACAAGTGGGACATCGAGGACGAGAAGCAGGAAAAGCTGAAGGCGCTGAAGGAAAGCTTTGAACGTCTTCTGCCCCAACTTCGCGGCGCGCCGCTGATTACCGTGTCGGCCAAGACGGGCCGTGGCCTCGACCGTCTGCAGGCGGCCATCATCAAGGCACACGAAACCTGGAACCGCCGTGTTTCGACCGGCAAGCTGAACCGCTGGCTGCAGGCGATGCTGGAACAGCACCCGCCCCCCGCGCCGGGCGGTCACCGGATCAAGCTGCGCTACATGACCCAGGCCAAGACCCGGCCGCCGGGCTTCGTCGTGATGTGCTCGCACCCCGACAAGATGCCGGCCAGCTATTCGCGCTATCTCGTGAACGGCCTGCGCGGCGATTTCGACATGCCCGGCACGCCGATCCGGCTGACCATGCGCGGGCAGGGGGATCGCAACCCCTACCAGAACAAGACGAAATCGACCCCGTCCCGGCTGCGCAAGCACCTTGGGAAGGCGCCTGCGGATGCCAAGCCGAAGAAGCGCGGTTCGCGTCCCTCGGGCGGCAAGCCTTTGGGGCGCAAGCCCTCCTAA
- the serS gene encoding serine--tRNA ligase, translating into MHDIRTIRDNPAAFDAALSRRGSSPLSSDILALDETRRARINAAETAQAEQNKASKEVGKAKASGDEAEFERLRALVAGKKEEVAQLQAEAKDLDAQLIDLLMGIPNLPFDDTPDGADESENVEMHRKGTPPAFDFKALEHYDLPSVRNGMDFETAAKLSGSRFVVLSGAVARIHRALAQFMLNTHVEENGLTETWTPVLVREEMMRGTGQLPKFGEDSYQTTNGWWLVPTAEVPLTNIVNDCTIEESYLPRRYVAHTQCFRSEAGSAGRDTAGMLRQHQFEKVEMVSITHPDKSRDELDRMTTCAEGILERLGLAYRTVVLCTGDIGFGARRTHDIEVWLPGQDTYREISSVSVCGDFQARRMNARFKPAEGGKPGFVHTLNGSGLAVGRCLIAVLENGQNADGSVTLPEVLSPYLGGKLTLTVEGTLA; encoded by the coding sequence ATGCATGACATCCGCACCATCCGCGACAACCCGGCCGCTTTCGATGCCGCCCTGTCCCGCCGTGGAAGTTCGCCGCTGTCGTCTGACATCCTTGCGCTCGACGAAACCCGTCGCGCCCGGATCAATGCCGCCGAGACCGCGCAGGCCGAGCAGAACAAGGCCTCCAAGGAAGTCGGCAAGGCCAAGGCCAGCGGCGACGAGGCCGAATTCGAACGCCTGCGCGCGCTGGTCGCCGGCAAGAAGGAAGAAGTCGCGCAACTACAGGCCGAGGCCAAGGACCTGGACGCCCAGCTGATCGACCTGCTGATGGGCATCCCCAACCTGCCCTTCGACGACACGCCCGATGGCGCCGACGAATCCGAGAACGTCGAGATGCACCGCAAGGGCACCCCGCCCGCCTTCGACTTCAAGGCGCTCGAGCATTACGACCTGCCCTCCGTCAGGAACGGCATGGATTTTGAAACCGCCGCCAAGCTGTCGGGCAGCCGCTTCGTCGTGCTCTCGGGCGCGGTCGCGCGCATCCACCGGGCGCTGGCGCAGTTCATGCTGAACACCCATGTCGAGGAAAACGGCCTGACCGAGACCTGGACCCCGGTGCTGGTGCGCGAAGAGATGATGCGCGGCACCGGCCAGTTGCCGAAGTTCGGCGAAGACAGCTATCAGACCACCAACGGCTGGTGGCTGGTGCCGACCGCCGAGGTGCCGCTGACCAATATCGTGAACGACTGCACGATCGAGGAAAGCTACCTGCCGCGCCGCTATGTCGCGCACACGCAGTGCTTCCGTTCCGAAGCGGGCTCGGCCGGGCGCGACACCGCCGGCATGCTGCGCCAGCACCAGTTCGAGAAGGTCGAGATGGTTTCGATCACCCATCCCGACAAGTCCCGGGACGAGCTGGACCGCATGACGACATGCGCCGAAGGCATCCTGGAACGGCTCGGTCTGGCCTATCGCACCGTGGTGCTTTGCACCGGCGACATCGGCTTCGGCGCGCGCCGCACCCATGACATCGAGGTCTGGCTGCCGGGGCAGGATACCTACCGCGAGATCTCCTCCGTCTCGGTCTGCGGCGACTTCCAGGCGCGGCGCATGAACGCCCGCTTCAAGCCTGCCGAGGGCGGCAAACCCGGCTTCGTGCACACGCTGAACGGCTCGGGCCTTGCTGTCGGGCGCTGCCTGATCGCGGTGCTGGAGAACGGTCAGAACGCCGATGGCTCCGTCACCCTGCCCGAGGTCCTGTCGCCCTACCTTGGCGGCAAGCTGACCCTCACGGTCGAGGGCACGCTGGCCTGA
- a CDS encoding outer membrane protein assembly factor BamB family protein — MAKAVTKSHNSGPVADTGQVVQSDHSVQSAQVGRSRAFGSAARGRKPVGHAAIVAAVAGLMALSACTEREILLSGPREDLHAVTGDTAAQEAPPVNRAEPISLPAISANADWTQGAGSPATRTSNAALGANAQEIWAVSVGEGETRKSEITADPVVAAGRVFAMDAGASVTAVTPGGQTLWSRDLTPVQDRAGEASGGGLAYANGRLFVASGYGMLTALDPASGAVLWQQKLGASATGAPSAYGDLVYVTAGEEEGWAINQSDGRVQWQTSATPDINNLSGAPSPAVNDQYVIFGFGSGELRAAFRRGGLGIWAAPISGRREGFARSNISDITGDPVISGNTVFAGNQSGRMVALQLANGERLWTADEGPMNPVWPAGNSVFLLSDENKLIRLSASSGERIWAVDLPFFTGTKPKKQEQVYAHYGPILAGGRLVTASSDGLVRFFDPVSGALTRSLPIEGGAASAPVVAGGILYVVSRDGVLHAYR; from the coding sequence ATGGCAAAGGCAGTGACGAAATCCCATAACTCGGGGCCAGTGGCTGACACCGGGCAAGTGGTGCAATCGGACCATTCGGTGCAATCCGCACAAGTTGGGCGTTCAAGGGCCTTCGGGTCTGCGGCGCGGGGCCGCAAGCCGGTCGGACACGCGGCGATTGTCGCGGCAGTTGCGGGGCTCATGGCCCTGTCGGCCTGCACGGAGCGCGAGATCCTGCTGAGCGGGCCGCGCGAAGATCTGCACGCCGTCACGGGCGACACCGCAGCCCAGGAAGCCCCGCCCGTCAACCGGGCCGAGCCGATTTCGCTGCCGGCGATTTCCGCCAATGCGGATTGGACCCAAGGCGCGGGATCGCCCGCCACACGGACCTCCAACGCGGCACTTGGCGCCAATGCGCAGGAAATCTGGGCCGTCTCCGTCGGAGAGGGCGAGACCCGCAAATCCGAGATCACCGCCGATCCGGTCGTTGCCGCGGGACGTGTCTTTGCCATGGATGCGGGGGCCAGTGTCACGGCCGTCACGCCTGGTGGACAAACCTTGTGGAGCCGCGACCTGACCCCGGTGCAGGACCGCGCCGGCGAAGCCTCGGGCGGCGGTCTGGCCTACGCCAACGGGCGGCTGTTCGTCGCTTCGGGTTATGGTATGCTGACGGCGCTTGATCCGGCCAGCGGCGCGGTTCTATGGCAACAGAAGCTGGGGGCTTCGGCCACTGGCGCGCCCTCGGCCTACGGCGACCTCGTCTATGTCACGGCCGGCGAAGAAGAGGGCTGGGCGATCAATCAATCCGATGGCCGGGTGCAGTGGCAAACCAGTGCCACCCCCGACATCAACAACCTGTCCGGCGCGCCCAGCCCGGCGGTCAACGACCAATACGTGATCTTCGGCTTCGGGTCGGGCGAGTTGCGTGCTGCCTTCCGGCGCGGGGGTCTGGGGATCTGGGCCGCACCCATCTCGGGGCGGCGCGAGGGCTTTGCGCGCTCCAACATCAGCGACATCACGGGCGATCCGGTGATCTCGGGCAACACGGTCTTTGCGGGGAACCAGTCCGGGCGCATGGTCGCCCTGCAACTGGCAAACGGCGAACGCCTCTGGACCGCCGACGAGGGCCCGATGAATCCGGTCTGGCCGGCGGGCAATTCGGTCTTCCTGCTGTCGGACGAGAACAAGCTGATCCGCCTGAGCGCCAGCAGCGGCGAACGGATCTGGGCGGTCGATCTGCCCTTCTTCACCGGCACGAAGCCCAAGAAGCAGGAACAGGTCTATGCCCATTATGGCCCGATCCTGGCTGGCGGTCGTCTGGTCACCGCATCCAGCGACGGGTTGGTGCGTTTCTTTGATCCGGTCTCCGGTGCCCTGACACGCAGTCTTCCGATCGAAGGCGGCGCGGCCTCGGCTCCGGTTGTCGCGGGCGGTATTCTTTATGTGGTCTCGCGCGACGGTGTGCTGCACGCCTACCGCTAG
- a CDS encoding Mth938-like domain-containing protein — translation MHLVEINYDNARPIDGYGPGFFRVAGQVMTAPLIVTADDTAPWSGYEDSAALLALAGQVDVLFIGTGPTLTPLPKDLRDRLDDAGIGTEIMTSDAACRTFNVLLSEGRRVAAALLSV, via the coding sequence ATGCACCTGGTCGAGATCAATTACGACAATGCCCGGCCCATCGACGGTTATGGGCCGGGGTTTTTCCGCGTTGCGGGTCAGGTCATGACGGCACCGCTGATCGTCACGGCCGACGACACCGCGCCCTGGAGCGGCTATGAAGACAGCGCCGCCTTGCTGGCGCTGGCGGGGCAGGTTGACGTCTTGTTCATTGGAACGGGACCGACGCTGACGCCACTCCCGAAAGACCTGCGCGACAGGCTCGATGACGCCGGGATCGGAACCGAGATCATGACCTCCGACGCTGCCTGCCGGACCTTCAACGTCTTGCTGTCCGAAGGCCGGCGCGTCGCGGCCGCCCTGTTGAGCGTCTGA
- the yajC gene encoding preprotein translocase subunit YajC, with product MDPAALGQFLPLILIFAIMYFLLIRPQQKKMKDHKAMVEGVRRGDQVITQGGIIGKVSKVKEDGEVEVEIAEGVKVRVVKSTLSNVISKTEPAAEAK from the coding sequence ATGGACCCCGCAGCACTTGGACAGTTTTTGCCCCTCATCCTGATCTTCGCGATCATGTATTTCCTGCTGATCCGTCCCCAGCAGAAAAAGATGAAGGACCACAAGGCGATGGTCGAAGGCGTACGGCGTGGCGACCAGGTGATCACCCAGGGCGGCATCATCGGCAAGGTCTCCAAGGTCAAGGAAGACGGCGAAGTCGAAGTCGAGATTGCCGAAGGCGTCAAGGTCCGTGTCGTGAAATCGACGCTGTCCAATGTCATTTCGAAAACCGAGCCGGCCGCGGAAGCGAAATAA
- the ccmA gene encoding heme ABC exporter ATP-binding protein CcmA, translated as MSLLVENLSVGRGGLVLLEGLDFSVSAGEALVLRGPNGSGKTTLLRVLARLQPALAGRLSVESDHLAYAGHADGIKAQLSVAENLAFWAEVHGQRGIDRALEDFGLSDLAPRRAGTLSAGQKRRLGLARLVVTGRAIWLLDEPTVSLDSASVALFAAAVQRHLTGGGLAIIATHIDLGLPKARVLDVSPYKARLPEPGDLDEAFL; from the coding sequence ATGTCTCTTCTCGTGGAAAATCTGAGCGTTGGACGGGGTGGCCTGGTGTTGCTGGAGGGGCTGGATTTTTCCGTTTCTGCAGGAGAGGCGCTAGTCCTGCGCGGTCCCAATGGATCAGGGAAGACGACCTTGCTGCGTGTTCTGGCCAGGTTGCAACCAGCGCTGGCGGGGCGTCTGTCGGTCGAGAGTGATCATCTCGCCTATGCGGGCCATGCGGACGGGATAAAGGCGCAGCTGAGCGTGGCCGAGAACCTTGCCTTCTGGGCCGAGGTCCATGGACAGCGCGGCATCGACCGGGCGCTGGAGGATTTCGGTCTGAGCGACCTTGCTCCACGCCGTGCCGGAACCTTGTCGGCGGGGCAGAAGCGCCGGTTGGGGTTGGCGCGGCTCGTGGTCACGGGACGCGCGATCTGGTTGCTGGATGAGCCGACGGTCTCTCTGGACAGCGCTTCGGTGGCCCTGTTTGCCGCCGCGGTGCAACGGCATCTCACCGGCGGCGGCCTTGCCATCATTGCCACCCATATCGATCTTGGCCTGCCCAAGGCGCGGGTTCTGGATGTCAGCCCGTACAAGGCGCGTCTTCCCGAGCCGGGCGATCTGGACGAGGCTTTCCTGTGA